TCTGTTTAGTTATTAACTTTGAGGTTGCCTTTttcttttgcaggtttctaTGTCACGGGTTGCTGTGTCTTTTGCTGGATCACGGGTTCATATGACTGGATCACGGGTTGCTGGTATTAATAAGTCTGTTGTTGCTTTGTTTGTACGGgatcagtgctactatgtcctTTTGTTTCACGGGTTGTACTATGTTTCATCACTAGTTTATGTTAGTCACGGGTTGTACTATGTAACAAAGAAGCATATATAAATATGCTCTTGATGTATGTTTCAGAATCATAACTCAACTACTTCTCTTTCTGTCTTTGTctttgaatttataaatttcaaCAACACCACTTCTGAAACACTTGATCAACGACTTCTCTTTCTGTCTCTGTCTTTGAATTTCAAACTTTCTAGAACACAACTTCTGAAACACTTGATCAACTACTTCTCAAGTTCATGTCTTTGTGAAACACTTGATCAACTACAAACGAAGAGGACAACTTGATCTACTGCCTCACCCAACCGAGAACAACACAAGCAACTTCACAACTACGCTTCTACTGCCTCACCCAACCGAGAACAACACAAGCAACGTAAGCTctcaattttaattattttaatcgtTGCActcgttataattttaattgcATTATAATTTTAAGAGAAACAATATgataatttgttatattttggagtagaggaaaaaaatgataatttgttatttttttggaGTAGGgaataaaattgataatttgttatattttggagtagagaatatatttgataatttgttatattttggactagagaataaaaatgataatttgttatattttggactagagaataaaaatgataatttgttatatttttggaGTAGAGACTAAAATTGAAAGAATGTCAAGCTCCTCAAATGATGAAGTATATGAGGTTTTTGAGGAAACGGTGGACCAACAAATCGATGATTTCATCGATTCTGTTCTAACCAAAGAGCCGAAGAGACGAGTATACATCGAAAGAGATCGGGAACAAGGACACAATCAACTATGGCAGGATTACTTCAGTGAAAATCCTACATACACACACGACATGTTTAGGCggcgttttcgaatgaacaagtctttgttccttcgcattgtcgaACGCCTAGGTAATGAAATTCCATACTTTCAGCAACGAAGAAATGGTCATGGAAGGAACGGCCTCTCTACACTTCAAAAATGCACTTCAGCCATCCGATCGTTGGCATACGGTCACGCGGGCGATGTCAATGACGAATATCTCAGACTTGCTGCAAGTACTGCAATTTTATGTTTGGAGAATTTTGCGGAAGCGATAATACTtttgtttggagatgagtatctaagaACACCTACAACAGAAGATCTTCAAAGACTACTTGACGCTGGAGAGGCACGCGGGTTTCCGGGGATGATAggcagcatcgattgtatgcattgggagtggaaaaactgccctacggcttggaaaggtcagttcacacgtggttcaggaaagccgacaattgtcttagaagctgtggcatcacaagatctttggatatggtactcatttttcggattaccaggtacccttaacgatatcaatgttcttgatcggtcaccagtttttgatgacattttacaaggCCGAGCACCTAAAGTGAAGTTCAAGGTCAACAGCCACACTTATCGTATGACCTACTATCTGACCGATGGAATTTATCCTAATTgggcaacatttatccaatccatcccgcttcctcaaggtcctaaagccCAAAAATTTGCAGAAAGACAAGAATCAgtcagaaaagatgtcgaacgggcATTTGGAGTCTTGCAATCGAGGTTTGCAATTGTAAAAAACCCTGCTCTAAAATGGGACAAGGAAAAGATAGGAAAGATAATGAGAACGtgtgtcatattgcacaatatgatagtcgaGGATGAACGACACGGATACACTCTAGCTGATACATCTGAGTTCGAGTCAGGAGAATCTAGCCGAAGTGCGAAGGTGAAAACGAGAGAAAGTGTGAATGTCGATATGATTAACATTCGCAATCAAATTCGGGATCCAAGCGTACATGAgcgtttgaaagctgatttagttgaaaatgtTTGGGAGAAATTTGGTAATCGTGATGAATAATCTTTCTATGTTCATGATTTTTcaatgtattgaataaaaacttttcataaataatgtaaaatttttagtttcttaaaaaaaaaaaaaaattttaaaaaatgtttatattaactttttttttaatattattttattcctatgaACCCGGATTTAAGGTTCATTGATGGAGGAGCACAATTGATCCGGGTTCAACACTGTTCCCGGACCCAcaattaaatacataaaaaatacaTGTGAACCCCAATAGGGGGTTCATTGATGTACATGCTCTTAGTTGGAAATCCATCGTCCCTAGAATTATATTGTCTGCATGAGCATATCAGAAGACATAGTTAGAATCAAAAGCATGTTCGCCGTTATGGACATGACAAACTAGCTGAAATATTACCATGTTTCATGATTGAAGATTAATCTCGGGGTTTTGTAGATCGAGAATGATCAGTATATGTCGCATTTGCTTCTTGTGATGTTATACTTTTTTTAACAGATATTGTACTTTAGATAAATTTCATCAACGaaatcaatatataaaatttacatagCTACCTCTTGGGTTTCGTTGTGACAGATATACCACGCAGCTGAACAAAGAAACAATGAGTAATCCAATCTATTGTCACTCCCCTAGATGGCCATTTACGATTCAATTACTACCAACCACCATTTTAGTGTGATCCAGGTCGAAACAGATTACATTTCGAAATTCCCAGCTTCTTCCTCCACATCAGGAGCGGTCGTTTGACCGATCAGTCATTTTCTCTCTTGGTTAGACTAGCCAATGCTACCGTAAATAAACTTAACTTTTGGTTAAATTGACCTTAAgccttctttctctttttgatGTCCAAACTTGAACTCACTTATTTGTGTTAAGTCTTTCATTAAATGCCAAACTTCTAACGCTTTTACCCAATGCATCTTCAAACAAATTTACTGATAGAATGACAATAATTTCCATCAAAGCATACATGGTCCCTGGGAATATAAAAACTTCTCTAACCAGGATTTTTGGTCCCAACTAGAAAGAGAAAACAAATTACACACAGAGAATCCACATGGAAAAATAAACGAGATGAGATATAAAAAAAcactaagaaaagaaaaagaaaagaaaaactaatcaCCAGCGAGGAATCTAATTATATTACAATACCAAAGCGCTTATCAATTTAAAGCCTTTGACTTTGACTTCACCAAGGAAAAACATGGGCCTGCCCttatctcctcctcctctccggCGTCCAATGCGGTAAAGCTGGGCTAAAATGTGCCGACACAACCCTAGAATCAAGTAGCTCCACTATAGGTGTGAAGTTCACGCACCTCGGTACCTTGTACTGGTTAATTGACGCACCTCTTGAGATGGCGTAGTCCATCAACTCCTCGAACGTCCCGTTTCTCACCACCCTAATCTCCAACGGTCCAACCGAGTTATCAGCGACTCGGCATTGCCGGTAAACCGAGTTCAACGACTCTTCCATCTCGAGGCAGCACCGAGTCAGAGTATCATGACTTGGTTGCCTCTCTCCCTCCCTCACTAACAACTCCCAGTACAAGACGTAGTGGCCCGGGATCGTGCTAGTGTCTGCGTAGCTAGTGTACTCCGCTACGCGGGTGCCGCACTCTTTGAGAAGCAGCTTTGATGCGTTCTCCACCGCTTTCTGAAGCTCAGACTCGTCGGTCTTGTCGGAGTCGATGCTGAGGAGGACGTTCTTCCTCCTCACGAAATGAAACTGAGGTGCTGAGTTGTGGAAGCCCGTGACTCTGAGGATGTCGCCAACTCGGTATCGACATAGACCGGCATAGGTCGTGACAACGAGTTCGTACTCTTTGCCAATCTTCACATCAACAAGTTCAACGGCCTTGGAGCCGCCAAGAGGGATAAACTCGAAGTAGGCCATGTTGGGCATAATGGTGTACGAAACTTCAGATGGTTTGCTCATCGGGTTAAGGTTTAAACCAAAGTAGCACTCGGAGGAAGCATACATAGTGCAAGCCATGGGGAGGCCACCGCTATAATATTCCAATGTTGGGATATATTGAGCCATGGCTCCAGTTACGATGACATCAAGGTACTTAGTGTTGGGCCAAATCCGGGTGATGATTCCATCCCAATTTTCCATCTGGCACTCCTGGCGGATGAACTCCGCCAGGTGCTGGTCCGGTTTGAGAATATCAGACATGCACTGCCTTATAGACGGGTCGGTTATCTCAGAGTCGAGGGAACCTGACTCAATGTCGTTGGCCAAGCGAGACCAGTGAAGCTGGAGGAATCGGATGGCACGGAGGAGACCAGAGGCAAAAACAGCGCCCACACGGAGGACAGAGAGGCGGTCAAGGAGGCCGCATAGCATCTGAGAGTACATGCTCTGGAAGGAGTCGGGACAGAGAATGGCTTCGTTGGGACTAGTGTACACGTTGTAGGGGTCGTATGGTCGGGACCTGAATTTATCACTCTTGTAGTAGCTGGTTAAGACTGGTCGAGCCGGTAGCCCACCCGGTGTCTTTGTTTCCGACTTAACGAACAGGAAGTACAATCCCTTTCCTTTATCTAGTCCTGGCACATACCTGTTCCAGAAAAGACAGAAAATGGTCAACGCTTGAACTAATAATAAAgaaatttaattaacaaatatgTACAGTCTacagagtttttatttttgtttattatttattttgtaaagaaaCATTAGATTGAATTTGGACCCGAGACCtacagtaaatatttttttgttaacctTGACACACCATAGGACTAAGTTTTATCAATGTGAAGGACTTACAAATTCATGACGGGCATGAGGAGACTATAAAGAAGCTGGCGACGGTCGAGCTCTTCTTGAATGGTAGGCATGAGTTTCCTCTCTCCGGCTGAGGTTCCGGAGCTGGTGAGGAACTCGGAGATGGGATGGGCGGATAAGATGGGAGATCGGTCTCCGTCAGCAATACGTTGGATCTCGGGCTGGAGATCTTCGTAGGTAATGATTGGAAGCTTTGATTTAAAGGTATCACGGTCTGTGGCACCTCCAAGGTTGAAGCGACGGAGGTACTCCGTCTCAGCGTTGCGTCTCAGAATCTCCGCTAGGAGGTTTTCTT
The nucleotide sequence above comes from Brassica napus cultivar Da-Ae chromosome A9, Da-Ae, whole genome shotgun sequence. Encoded proteins:
- the LOC125577995 gene encoding uncharacterized protein LOC125577995 gives rise to the protein MSSSSNDEVYEVFEETVDQQIDDFIDSVLTKEPKRRVYIERDREQGHNQLWQDYFSENPTYTHDMFRRRFRMNKSLFLRIVERLGNEIPYFQQRRNGHGRNGLSTLQKCTSAIRSLAYGHAGDVNDEYLRLAASTAILCLENFAEAIILLFGDEYLRTPTTEDLQRLLDAGEARGFPGMIGSIDFFDDILQGRAPKVKFKVNSHTYRMTYYLTDGIYPNWATFIQSIPLPQGPKAQKFAERQESVRKDVERAFGVLQSRFAIVKNPALKWDKEKIGKIMRTCVILHNMIVEDERHGYTLADTSEFESGESSRSAKVKTRESVNVDMINIRNQIRDPSVHERLKADLVENVWEKFGNRDE
- the LOC106432954 gene encoding probable indole-3-acetic acid-amido synthetase GH3.1, yielding MAVDSSLSSPLGPPACEKDAKALRFIEEMTRNADTVQENLLAEILRRNAETEYLRRFNLGGATDRDTFKSKLPIITYEDLQPEIQRIADGDRSPILSAHPISEFLTSSGTSAGERKLMPTIQEELDRRQLLYSLLMPVMNLYVPGLDKGKGLYFLFVKSETKTPGGLPARPVLTSYYKSDKFRSRPYDPYNVYTSPNEAILCPDSFQSMYSQMLCGLLDRLSVLRVGAVFASGLLRAIRFLQLHWSRLANDIESGSLDSEITDPSIRQCMSDILKPDQHLAEFIRQECQMENWDGIITRIWPNTKYLDVIVTGAMAQYIPTLEYYSGGLPMACTMYASSECYFGLNLNPMSKPSEVSYTIMPNMAYFEFIPLGGSKAVELVDVKIGKEYELVVTTYAGLCRYRVGDILRVTGFHNSAPQFHFVRRKNVLLSIDSDKTDESELQKAVENASKLLLKECGTRVAEYTSYADTSTIPGHYVLYWELLVREGERQPSHDTLTRCCLEMEESLNSVYRQCRVADNSVGPLEIRVVRNGTFEELMDYAISRGASINQYKVPRCVNFTPIVELLDSRVVSAHFSPALPHWTPERRRR